The Agelaius phoeniceus isolate bAgePho1 chromosome Z, bAgePho1.hap1, whole genome shotgun sequence genomic interval ATTTAGAATATAACCTCCTAACTTCAAACATGAAGGCACCTGGCTTTACCTCTGAAAAAGAAACCTGTTGCTCAGAATTTGTAACAAAACCCCAAGTATCTGAGGATTAAGCAGCCCACTAACCCCACAACTGGGCAGCCAGTTacccctggagcagcagtgctgtctTGCACCACAGGATATTGGAGTTTGGATTCTTAATGTAGACTCTTTGCTCTTCACACCACAATGGCATGAGTGCAAAAGCAAATCACCACATTAAGTAAAGGTTGGAAGAACTGTGTTCTTATCTGAAATTACAATCTGAGAGCAAGTATGTTAGAAGTAGCCAGACCCGAAGCCTGCCTTGTTTTTAAAAGGAACTGTTACATCTGTAACTGCCACAGGTAGGtgaaaaaaatcactaagtTATTGTTCTCAAATCACCAAATTAGTTCAGGAAGATTGAAGCACAGCACAGAAGCCTGGAACAGTGATCAGGCCCAAAATTTCATTAGAAACAATTTATGCATGTTTGGCCTAAAGAATTTATATTGTGTTAAAAAATAATACTCTGATTGTACAATAAATAAAGCTatttccccctctccttcccagaaCCACTGTTGCCAGACTTCAAACTATGCAAGACACAGTTACTTTCAAAAGCTGGATGATTGATGTGCATCAAGGAGCTGAAGTCAGCAGCACTTCAGTCACTTAACTAACTGGGCAGGCCACTCTTCAGTCCAAGGTCAAAGTATAGAAGCACTCTGAGGAGACGTGCTAAAAACCTCATGCTAAAGCAGGGAGTTGATGTAGTACTAGGAACTGCACACTAGTACCAGATTCCTAGCACCACACAGCTGTAGGGTTTTTTGCTAAATATTTGTTCACTCTGCAAGTTGATTCCAAGAACACTGATTGACCATTCATTATGTGAATAATCCCTAACATGGCAGCATTCTCAAATTGACAGTGTTTGTTTTTCAAGTATCTCAACACCAGCTCTCAAGACGGACATGCAAACAATTCCTATTTCCCTGCATCTAGCTCCTGTACAGTAAAAACTCACAGAACTAAAGCCTGTATCTCAGTTGCTATTTCTTCACTGTTTTATGGAAGATAATGTAAACAGTACTTCTAAACTTAGAAATACAATTATAAAGGGATGGTGAAATAAGAACATAAACAACAGTAAACAAAATGTTCACGGTGCAGGGCATGTTGGAGCCCACCAAGTGGATCACATGCCACCACATTTACATAGTTTTAGGATAAACCTTACTAAGAAAGCAGAAAGCAATGCTACTACATGAAACTGTACCCTTATACAAAAAAGTAAGTTATTGCATATTTATCACATTTATTTGCAACTCACATTAAGGCTAGGTTTACTAAAATGAATGacatatgtataagcttcactTTGGGCTGCTTAATGAAGCAACCAATGTCTCTTACACTGAACCAACCTTTCactaagaagaaaaatattacacAGTAAACAGAGGGCAGCCAGCATCTCCTATTCATAGAACATGCTTCCATTGTTCTAAAGACTTCCTCTTGCCTGGGACAGGACTTCCCAAACAGATGACAGATGCTCCAAGTTCACTGTTTCATCAACATCCCCATTATTTCACAGAGCACTATCTATAACTAATTTATCTGAAAAGTCAACTTATTTATAAAAAGATTTCCACAGCCCGTTATTTAATTATGCCTTAGGAGAGTCCTGTGAGCTCCACAGGCAGTAGCAGCCTCAGGATATGATACAAACTTCTGCCTCACCATGAGTAAAGGCACTTTTGCTGGGAAATCAACTAAAATAGCACAAAGAAGTAACTAAAGATTAGTTTTCACCTGAAGCTGAATAACATAACCTCCTCCAGCATTATCCTACCCTCTCAATTACTCTTCTTTGTCATTGTATGGCCTTTGGATACgtttaagaaaaaacaaaaaaaaagtgagtcAAAGCTAGATAGAGCTATTTCACAATTTGGTCTTGAAAAACAAGGCCCTCAGAACCCTTGTCCTCCAGAAGGAGGAAATGCTGTAGTCCATTTCTCCTGTTGACTGATACAGAAGTTGAACActcccatggccaaaattattACAGCATTAGAGTTCCAAACCACCTGATACCAGGCAGGTGAATAAACCAGGAGAAAGTTCTAAAGCTATTTCTGAGGAAAACACTAGGTAGGGTATATGAAGTAGGGTGGTTGAAGGAAGACCaggattttggttttggatGACATATGAGTTGCATAAAAACTCAGTGCATGTAGATACACTACAAGGGTGTAGTTCATTCAACCTATCAAGTTATCAATTACCTCTATTCTAGAGAAAAGTCCATTTTTAAATCTGGGACATGCTTGCTatcacaagctgctgtgacaAATTATTTCAGTGCATTTCTCTCCACTGCAACACAGATGCTCAAAACCCACTGACCTGCAGGTGATGTAACAGCCCATCACCCCAACTCTTACAGGTTTTTTGTTCCTCCCTTCCATCCCCACCCCATCTTTCATGTTTTTCCTAAGAAAGCACTGTAGCTGAAAATGACTGAGGCTAGATCATTTAAATGCTAACTGCAAGTGCAATTCAATACTACTGGATATATACAGAGCAGATACACTACACAAGAGATCTGAGGACAACAGCACAGGATACAATACTGAACACCCTTGGAATAGTTATTGGAAGCCTGATTAAGCTGTTCAGTGTCACACAATGCCTCTATTACCCATGcacctgccctcctcctcaGTGAGATCTACAGAGGCTTATTTACATTCAGTATAAATTCTACACAAGTTACGTCTCACAGACAAGTTTAAGCTTCTCTTTCTTCACAAGCAGCTGCTTTGTAACTTCTTCTTATGCAGCTGTGGGCAGTGCACAAGAGCTAAGTTGGACACTTTGAAGGGCTGAGTTTTACCCAGTTTGAGTGTCGTTATTGAAGATCAAGGAAAAGTAGGTACAAAAAGTCAACATGCTATAGATTTGACTCAAGTACTAATGATTGCCAGCCAACAAAAACTATCAGTGTGAAGGAGGGAAGGTATTTGGGGCAAACAATCAGTACAGAGAAAGGATGACAGGCTGAGACTAGGTTTGAAATGTGCAACTTGGTTTCAAAATCACTAGGACAGAAGTGTCCTCTGAGAATTAGTTTCATTGCCACTGCGTAATATTGCAATGTTCTACAAAATAATGACAAACAAGTCCAATAATTTACATCAGAACAGTTAAAAGGTTAGCAAGCTGGTATActccaagttaaaaaaaaatcaatgacaTTCTACAAAACACACGGCAagttacaattaaaaaaaattttaaaccacaaaaaaataaaacacaagtaAAAAGAATGCCCTCTAATGCACAGCTAGGAACAAGTGAACTGAACATTGGAAAGGTACTTTTGTGGACAAAGGCTAGACTGCATTTAAAGTGCAACACTTGACTATGCCACTCCCATACTGCAAAGAGAACAAACCCTTCCAAACCAGCAGTCAGTCCCTGCAttgcatttaaaaacaaacaaacaaaacaaaataaaaaactccTGAGAAAGAGTAAGGCTGGATAAGAAACCCCCTCAACTGCAACAGGCAAGTCTGATTCTTATTCCTAATACGTTTGCTGTCAGAGGTCAAAACTTTTCATTATGGCATCATGGTCAAACTTGAAACTCAAGAAAGCTCTTGATGAAAAAACATATTTGTAATGGCCATTGCATGCCACAGAATATCCATCTACATGTTCTGGCAGCGCGTCTTCACTGGAGCAACACATCTCGTATGCTGCTTCTGCTCAAAGAGACAAAAGTATGAAACAAATTCTAAATGGGAAGTTGCCAATAAAAGTATCTATAACAACAATGGTATAAAGCCATACCTCAAAATACATTCaattaatatttataaaaaaaccTGTATGTTTGGTCATAAACAGAAGAAGGTAACTCAAACTAGCCACATTTACAGGTTGTCTAGAGGCTGACATGAATCTTCAAATTCACTGCAATCTGGAAACACTTTTAATAGCcacatacatatacacatatttTACACATATAATACTGTTTCATTTCTCAATAGCCATTTCTTAACAAGGAGAAATGGCATGGCACTGTTTCCTGAGCAGCAAGTAAGGAACTGTGTGCACTCTTCTGCAGCTTATTACAAGCAGGACAGAAAGCCTTAAAACACACTCAATTACCAGCAATGTGTTGACTCAGATGCTATTTTTCTAAACTAGCTTTTAGTTACTTTTTCACTCAGCCACCTGGTGTATCAGTCAGTCTTAACAATTAAAGAGAAGTATTGCAAGACCAACATGAAACGgtatatttttcattaaaaaacaaacaaaacctcagACTACCTTGAAAAACATGGCTTTATAAGATTTGGAAAGCTGGCATGAGGAAGAGCCCTCAATCATCATTATTCAGGTGCCTTCAGCCTGTAGCACAGAACAGTGGATGAAAATTCTGACTGCACTTGCCTGTTTCAAAGTTATCTTGAAGTCTTCTAGGATTAAGCCTTTTTTCACATTTCTGGTGAAGAGAATGACCATACATTACACATTTTTGATAAAGAAATGGCATTATATTAAAGCATAGTCTAACAGGCATGCTAGTTTGCTTTGACACACCTCACGTCTGAATTATTTTACCTCTAACTCAGCATTAGTTCTGTCACATTACTTGATGTAGCAAACATTCTTTAAATCCACAAGTCTTTCAGAATCATGCAACCTTTTAACAGTCACTAAAACATTTCTAACATGCAGACTTTTAGGGGAAAATTTTGAATACTTTCTAACTGTTTTAAGACAGAAGGGTCTTGCATATGATGGTGTGTAATCAACACTGTGCATGCATAAGCCCACTCTTCAATGAGTTTGTCCCAAAAGAGGCAGGGGGAATGTATCTGCAGACATGCTGCTACTGCCAATTAAATTAACATGCTTTAGAGATACAAACTCAAAACTCTCCAGGGAGGAACTGCTTTGACCCCAGGTATTGGTGCTCTAAGTACACCAATACAAAAAAATACGGCTCTTTGCACTCTCTGCAAGTAAGGAGTTTCCTGGCCTTCAAGTTCCATCAGAAAATTATCACTGGACACTAAATATTTAAACTTCAAAAGACTGACCATCATGAAAACACAAGTgaaacaggaaaagagaaatatttagaaaagtTTGTGAAAAGCCTGCAAAGTAACTGTGGAGCATTAACAGTTATCTCCATGAAGATCTTACATTACAGTTACGGATTACCATTACAGTTTTTTCCTATTCATCTAAATTTCTGGGCAGTCAACTCACTCTTCGACACTCAGACTCTAACATAACTAATAATTTCTTGCTGCAGTAAGGATTTTAGGACAAGTTTACCATTTCTGTATGTTTACATGAGTAAGAGAAAGAAGGCAATAAACCCAAGCCAGAATGGGAAGAATCTAGTTTAAAGCCTGTAAACAAGAGAAACTAAAGTCTGGACAAGCCAGCTGAGCTGCACAGAGATCTGGGGGCTCACTGCTGCAAAAGAGTCAACAAAGTATACTGAAGAGCCATAAAAAACAGAGAATCAAAAGCACATTCCACTATAAGAGAGAGCACAGCCCAGTGAGTCAGCTTCCATTGAGAACTGGACAAACACAATTAGTAACTGcaagggaaaataaaacacaaacagtGTGAAACTGGAATTTACAAACTGCTGTAACCAGCTGTACTGTATGATTGAAAAACTATATGAGATTCTGGCATCCAAGCCAAGTCTGTCTCAACATTTCTTgctggagagaagggaaataatAAGTATTTACATCACCACTTTCTAAGTGCTTCGTGACAAAATCCTATGTTTACAGTAAGACATCACATGTGAATAAATAAGATGTGTACAGATCACAGAAGCCTTTTACATGACAGGAACTGGGAAAGCTGCAGGATTGTGTACTGAAACAGCTGACAAATTTTCAACGGCTAAAATTACTTCTAAAATGCACACTTTGAAATTTAGTATGTTTGTTTATAGATGTATATGCATACAAGGTAAGAAATGTTATACATCTACAAACATGGATCAAATACTGTAACCAAACATACTCTTGATAGATAGGCACTCTGCTTTGTTTCAGCAGGACATTGCCCTGGACATTTGTTAAGCATTACTGGAACCTACTACTGACACAGACACTGCATGTTTCTTACCAAGGTATGGTTTTGCTTAACTGGTTGACTGTGCAGTCCATTTGTTCGCTTCTTTTGGCTGGAAGTGTCTTGATTTTGCTTTCTGCCATTGTTCCTCACACTTTGACTCTGCTGTTAAGTCCAAAACAAGTAGAGGGAAGAGTTTAAATGGCAGAATTGGACATAATTGCATTGACATTTCCTACTTAGTAACTAAAACTTTCCTCCAAGTAACTTCAAAACATGTAAACACTCTCTTTTGCAGAAAGACTGAAGCCCACTGAAATTAACCAAACATACACTCAAGCTACAAGGCTATCAACTGTTACTCATTCTCTCTTGCACTCAATATGAGAGAATTATTTCACAATTAATTGAGTTCAGTGAATTTCCATGCACTGATGCAGATAGATATACGAGAGATACCAGCAAAATGGCAAGTACTAATTACTATCTCTACATGAAACACCACAATTGCTCATACCACCACTTCTAGTGTGAGATAAatcaaaaaattcccccactcTATTTTTGCATTCTCTGGAGATGAAATTCACTGGTTTTGTCCTAGAGAGGAAACCCTTATGAACAAAGACATCTGTTTTAAATAGTCCAGATGTATATGCTTGCCTAACAAACAACCTACCTTTACTTTCAAAACCTCAGACACCTCAGAATGATTATATggcttctgtggctgttttgGCTTCACCAAGTGCTCTCCTGAAAAGCCATCTGTAAACACCTGTTGACTACAGCGAAGTTTGGATCTAGTACAGGAAAACAAAGACAGGTTACAACACAACTTCAAATCTACTGAGAGCAGAAGACAAATATGAAAAAAGTTACTGAGAACAATATGGAAGACAATCTTAAGTAACCTGTATGGAAACTCTAATAGTGCTCACTACCATTTGCATTCTCCACAGACAAGAGGCCAAGTCCACATTAACATTTGTCCTGTTGTTCTCAGCATTGGTGTTGCCCTGGCAAAAATTATTAAGTCCTCTCATAGGGACTACAGGTTTCAACATTTGCTCTACCACTTTTCACTCAGCTGAATCTAAAGCCAGCAGGACATGTTCCCCTACTGGTTCCCCCAGGTTTTATCTAGCACTTCTTAGACTAGTTTACAGTCCTGCTTTGGGGAGTCCTACTTTTCCTGTGAAGAAGGGCCAAAAATATTGAAGTTGAAGCACTGAAGTTATCTACTTGCTTTTagcttctgttttttttttttgattcccATAAACAAGACTGAAGAAATAATCCCAGTTCTGACACCTGTGTATCAACACATTAATTAACTTTTCACCTTACTTACAAGTCTATGATATACATCTATGttgatttttctgttatttACCTATTACTGGAACACAAATCcttggagaaagagaaaaggacaaGCAGTATTGTATATAATTGTCATTGTATAATATTGTCATATTTGTATGACCAGTGTTTTGTAAGAAAGAATATAGAGATGTTAAACTGACCTGGTTCTTACCTAGCTTTTTCCAAGTTGGGCTTAGAGGGTGTGCTCCCTGCAGATGAAAAACCATTGTCGCTGTCTGAGGAATCTCCATTCCTTCGGGAAATCCATTCCCTCAACGGCCTGTGAGCAAGGAGTAGTACAACAAGATCTACTTaccaaaacaaatccaaagaaTTTAAAGTTGTCTGAAAGACCCTGGCCTAGCATTTGCCTCATCTCAAACATACCTGATGAAGGGAATTGCCATAAAAAATTTGTTAGGTGCCAAACCCAGCTTGGACTTTGGGGTCATGTCATTCCTGTGGCATGGTAATTTGTCGATGGAAAACCACTCAATATTCtagaaaaacaagaaataaaatcaaaataccCTCTATTGTAGCCGTAGCAGAATTTTACAAATGTTTATCAGCCACAATTATTTcccttaattaaaaaattaccATGGAAGACTTAAATTAACGGGCCACAAcagcatttttcacaaaaggTTAATTAACTCTTCCGACTGCCACTACAGTAGCAGGTGGTACAGCACAAAATTTCATGATATCGCACCTAAAATATGAAAGGTATTAATCAGCAACTAAAGTCTGAATAAGAGTTTCataaacaaaccaaccaaaccagtGCACAAAGAATGCCATGAATAAATGTACAGGCTTTGAATAACTTTCAAAAACTTTTTACTTAAAGTGTGATCAATACTGGACCACCAACATCCATTCAAAAGTGAGAAGGGTGTTTAGCTTGACAGTAAAGTTTCAGGTTTTGTTATAAACGAAAAAAAACATGGCAATAGGATAGGATTTGTGTTATTGTTTATATGTTATAGTTTTAATAGTTAAAACTGTATACTTAGCAGAATGGGGAACAAAATCAGGAATTCTGACCACAGACAGTGTAGAAGAACCCACATGAGATTTGCTATCACAGAATCTACTCAGAAAGCCTCAGGTCCAAACAAGATGCAAATTATGGAAATAAGTTACAAACCGAGCAAGTCTTCAATATAGTTCTACAGGGAGTACAAAACCAGCCTGCCTGGTGGCATTAGATCAGATGAAGACAAAACTTCAAAACTCTGTCATTGCAAGAACTCTTCAACATTCCCACACATATGGTCAGTGTTCTACAAAGTACCATATTTActgtatattttttaaaaactcaaaTTTTGTCTTAtgtcatatttttaaaaaagaggtCTCGAATTTAAGAAATTAAGTCCTGTCCACTCAAATACTTTGTTTATTTAGAAAGCAAGATGCCCTGTTTAGTGACACAATCTGCATGGAAATACAGCTGTTTTGAAGTGAACTATcataaagggagaaaaaattcAAACTTCAAAGATTACAGATACCACTGACAAAGGTTCCAACAAGTTGCTGCCTGAGCCTTGGTCTTTTGCTTTCACAATACCTTTTAAAAGCCCAGTGGTACACAATGGTACATCCAAAATAGTTCCCTTTTTCTGTCCCCTTCTCAACTTCCTCCTTAAAATATACTATTTTTTAAATCCGAAAGTATTAgacatgaaagaaagaaaacaatccTTAGTTTGTCCTTTTGATATGTAGGCTTTTGCACGTCCCCAACTAATAATTACAACTTAAGAATGCATAGCTACATTTGCATCTGTAACTAGGAATAATATgaaattattaatatatatacCACCTACAGAAGAGGAGAATTGTATTTTAGCAGCATGCTCTATTGTTTTTTCATGATGAATGGAGATGTCAGACAGATGTTCAAGTATGAGACTTGCAGTTGAGCTGAAAGAAGTCATCACAAAACCCTACAATGCAGAGATGCCACTGGTACCTAGCAGTGCTCATTGTGCTTAGTGGGTTCATTATTTTACACACTTCTGGCTTTAAAAAGCAACTTCTGCAAAGTTCCTACAGGTTCAGACAAGGTAGCACATACCCGAATTTCCCTTCTAGTTTTGGGGTTGAATTTGGTGTTCTTGGGAACTCCAGGAATGATATACAGCCGTGCTAACTGATCATTGATTCGCAGCTCAATGTAGTCCTCTTTGCAGATATAATCTTTTATGTCAAATCCAGTTTCTTCAAACACCTGTGAAGTATTTTGATGAAATTAGTGTGTGCGTATTCAGAGTTATCCTTTACACAACGTATTACCCCAAGCAAAGGAATGACTATTTTTCAGATATATCCATGAAAGTTGCCAGGAAAACCAAATCTTTACACATAGAGGTTTGctcagaaatagaaaaagatCTACATGCTTtaaatttctccaaaactgcAAACCTGTTTCACAAGTTGAAACAATTTCTATTACACCTACATGTAGCAATCTATTAATATGGATGGGTCTTAGTCCTCACCAACTTCTGAGGTACTACTAAACTCTGTAGGCACTGCCAAGTGAAAACCTCTTCAATTAGATTTTACACAGATGCAGCTTATGGTTTCAGATCTGTCCCGACTCCAGTGAAAGAAGTTGAAAGATTTATTTCagatataaaataaattgttaGTCTATCCACAATGACAATCTAACGTATCAGAATAAAGATGGTAATAGTGCTGATCACTAGTGAAATCTAAATAGATTTTTCAGATTAACAACATCATCAAAGTATCTTTTCCCCCAGTGTAACTGTGCTCCTTTAATGTGTTTGCTGGCATAACTTGAAGAGGAAGATACACTTCATGCAACTCCTTCTTGAAGTAGCTGTCTAGTTTATCCTTGATAGGTAtacttaaaacaaaaaaaaaatccccaaaaccctgTGATTTCTCAGATACTGATTCAGTCAAATTGAAGAACACTAAATGCATCATactattttccttcattttaattttctctctcaAAAACTCTGGATGTATTAAGTTGAATGAACACTGAATTTGTACCAGTAATGTTCTTTTACAGGCCATTTTAAATATGCAGCTTCACAACGTATCTAGGTCTCCAGGAGCAATAAATACAGATTATTTTATGTTTCAGATTTTACTTGCAATATACAGTGATTCTTGTTcctgaaaataactgaaaaataccataactgaaaaatagaaaagtaaaGTTCTGCACAATTTTTATATTACATTCTACAACCTCCAACTCAGCTCTTTAGCCTTTTTACACAGACCAGTGTACATAGGCTAAATTCCCATTTCTCCACATTTTTACAGTTATGGTGACCCTTGAAATTAATATACCAAAAGTCATAAATTACGTAAGACTTCCCAAGCACCGCAAGTAATACTTAAATATAAATTCACAGTTCAGCAGAGAACTTTAAAAAGAGTACTCACTTCATTTAGCACATTAGTGCAAAAGAATGTAAAACAaacaattttctggttttattttaatataaccTCAATTAACCTCAACCTTGATTACCATTTTGGAACTCAGAAAGGCACCAGAAGATGAATGCAATAACAGACTATTGATTCACACAATTTCAATAACAGGATTACCTAAGTAAAGTGCCTTTTAACCCAACACATATATCCTGATTTCAGCAAAATTTCACTTCTTTATCTTAAAGGACCTGATATAACTTACCTCTCTAGCAGCACAGTCATGAGGTGCCTCTTCTTTATTTACTTTCCCTTTTGGAAATCCCCAACCAGATTTTGCTAAATAGCCCTGAACCAAAAGAACCTACAAAATGCAAGGGAACGCAACTGTCAAACATGCAGGTGTTCTAACCAATTTCATTAAATGTCTTCCCTCCACCATCCCCTTGTTCTCCAAAAGAATATGTTAGCCTCAAGGAAGGAAACCATCAGGTTTTCTGTGTTGTAGCAAGAATGgtgaaatattttacagaatCATGTAACtcagatgaaaaaataaaatctcagaGGGAAAGCATGCAGAAGTGTGTTACTGACTCACATATTATATTTCTGTACATAGCCACCAATATCAAGTAACTGTCAGATCTCTGCGAATCTGACAGTGAATGTAAatttcttcagaagaaaaatgtaaacaacAAAGAATTACTGCTGCCAGCATACACCATCCCTCCCTCTAGACAGTCCTTCACAACTATTTCCATACTTACATTTTCAAGTGTCTCATCAAGGATAATTGCACCGTAGGTTGGCACTCCCATTTTGTATTCTTTCCACTCATCTAAAACCTTTTGTACATCTTCACCTTGAGGCAGTAAAAAGGGGCAGTGATTGAAGAGTATAGCAGCTTGTCAAGGAAGATAAACTTAAGCAGCCAGTTCCAAAGTACATACCAAATATAAAAGATATTTAGCATAAATACTCCCTCCCCTAAGTCCTTTCAAGATAGATTCTCTtggaagtaaaaaaatattacaaataaTCCACTACCAAACACTGAAAGTCAGAGTGCATCAAGTAATTCAGCAATTCCTATACAAAGCAAtctaaacaaataaaaaaaaaaaacaaaaaccaacaaacaaaaaagattGCACAAGGCTGATTGTTTGAGGGAAGGTAATTTTGAAAAAGAGTAACCCCATAACACTTGTTTTGAATATGTATTGTttgcaaacacatttttttaatttttaagtgagaaagacagaaaaaaaatcagtttcctGTGCTTGAAATAAATGGGAATACATTTTTGCCACAATCATTTGTTAAGATTATGGCATAGAATCCTATCTTCAGTATTtattatgcaaaaaaaaaattttaatgaCATATAGTTACAGAAATCTAAATCCTAATACACTTTATCAAAACTCATCATGCAGAGAAAATATAAACAACCTCTATAATTCTAAAATTTTGAGAGAAAATCTCTAAGTCTTTAATCAAAGTATTAATATTATAAATTACATATATGATACTACCAATAAAAAACACTCCACAGCAGAATACTTAAAAATACACTACAGCAGAACTAATATTCGTGGCAAATATGGGCTAGAAAGGGAAATATTAATGAACATATAACATCTATTACACTGCATTTCTTCTGCACTGCCTACAATTACTAGGAGAATTTTGTTGgtctgaaaatacatttttaattaaaaacatataTAAAATAACAGCATAACATCGACCAACAGGATATGACCATATATTTACAGTTTACTGTTAAAAGCTGTAGTGTTTCAAAGTAAATATATATTAAGAAACTAACAGATAAGTATGTTGTGTAGTGAAAGCATGGATAATATTATCCTCAAAGTTAGAAGCAATATTTCAATCTTAGATCAAGAACATATGGGACAAGGCTAAAACTAAAACGTTTGCTGGATGAAAGCCACAAAGTTTTCTCTAGCAAGAACTAGATAGTACACATTCCAGCAGCCCttgtaagcaaaaaaaaaaagcagagggCAACCATCTGAACTCAGTAAAAAGCAGTTTCTACTCTACAGAAACTTCCAACAAATATATACCACTGCCCATGGCAGAACACATACCACCTTCAACTACTTTAACATTTATGTTACTAGTTACTTGAAAATTAATAAACTGCGGCGTTCAGTTTGAAGAGCATCAACAGCTCACCCTTGAAACCAACCTAGCATGCAAAGTGCAACCATAAGAAAAATCCTCAAACATCAGAAATGGA includes:
- the DCP2 gene encoding m7GpppN-mRNA hydrolase isoform X3, whose product is METKRAEIPSSVLDDLCSRFILHIPSEERDNAIRVCFQIELAHWFYLDFYMQNTPGLPQCGIRDFAKAVFNHCPFLLPQGEDVQKVLDEWKEYKMGVPTYGAIILDETLENVLLVQGYLAKSGWGFPKGKVNKEEAPHDCAAREVFEETGFDIKDYICKEDYIELRINDQLARLYIIPGVPKNTKFNPKTRREIRNIEWFSIDKLPCHRNDMTPKSKLGLAPNKFFMAIPFIRPLREWISRRNGDSSDSDNGFSSAGSTPSKPNLEKARSKLRCSQQVFTDGFSGEHLVKPKQPQKPYNHSEVSEVLKVKQSQSVRNNGRKQNQDTSSQKKRTNGLHSQPVKQNHTLKQHTRCVAPVKTRCQNM
- the DCP2 gene encoding m7GpppN-mRNA hydrolase isoform X2 — protein: METKRAEIPSSVLDDLCSRFILHIPSEERDNAIRVCFQIELAHWFYLDFYMQNTPGLPQCGIRDFAKAVFNHCPFLLPQGEDVQKVLDEWKEYKMGVPTYGAIILDETLENVLLVQGYLAKSGWGFPKGKVNKEEAPHDCAAREVFEETGFDIKDYICKEDYIELRINDQLARLYIIPGVPKNTKFNPKTRREIRNIEWFSIDKLPCHRNDMTPKSKLGLAPNKFFMAIPFIRPLREWISRRNGDSSDSDNGFSSAGSTPSKPNLEKARSKLRCSQQVFTDGFSGEHLVKPKQPQKPYNHSEVSEVLKVKSQSVRNNGRKQNQDTSSQKKRTNGLHSQPVKQNHTLKCEKRLNPRRLQDNFETEAAYEMCCSSEDALPEHVDGYSVACNGHYKYVFSSRAFLSFKFDHDAIMKSFDL
- the DCP2 gene encoding m7GpppN-mRNA hydrolase isoform X1 is translated as METKRAEIPSSVLDDLCSRFILHIPSEERDNAIRVCFQIELAHWFYLDFYMQNTPGLPQCGIRDFAKAVFNHCPFLLPQGEDVQKVLDEWKEYKMGVPTYGAIILDETLENVLLVQGYLAKSGWGFPKGKVNKEEAPHDCAAREVFEETGFDIKDYICKEDYIELRINDQLARLYIIPGVPKNTKFNPKTRREIRNIEWFSIDKLPCHRNDMTPKSKLGLAPNKFFMAIPFIRPLREWISRRNGDSSDSDNGFSSAGSTPSKPNLEKARSKLRCSQQVFTDGFSGEHLVKPKQPQKPYNHSEVSEVLKVKQSQSVRNNGRKQNQDTSSQKKRTNGLHSQPVKQNHTLKCEKRLNPRRLQDNFETEAAYEMCCSSEDALPEHVDGYSVACNGHYKYVFSSRAFLSFKFDHDAIMKSFDL